A genomic stretch from Streptomyces sp. QL37 includes:
- a CDS encoding tripartite tricarboxylate transporter substrate binding protein: MRLRTPLALFGAALLVLVGPPLLSTGSGSDTGTQIPGLRFMVPNTPGGGYDITARTAAKNAEDAGLTHGIEVFNLPGAGGTVGVTRLAAEHGNGKLAMSMGLGVVGAVHTNKSPTTLGDTTPIARLTEEQDIVVVAKDSPYRTIGQLLTAWKKDPGKIPVGGGSSPGGPDHLAPMLMAKAAGIAPRQVNYIPFDGGGELLASILGNKVGFGVSGVGEYLDQIEAGELRLLAVTGPKRVPGLDAPTLREAGLDTDFTNWRGIVAPPGLSDAERDKLVGLVSELHDSKQWRDSMKKNGWDDAFLTGDDFGDFLDAQDRRVATVLKELGL, translated from the coding sequence GTGCGACTGCGCACTCCACTCGCCCTGTTCGGGGCAGCGCTGCTGGTGCTCGTCGGGCCGCCGCTGCTGTCCACCGGCAGCGGTTCCGACACCGGCACGCAGATCCCCGGACTGCGCTTCATGGTCCCCAACACCCCCGGCGGCGGCTACGACATCACGGCGCGCACCGCGGCGAAGAACGCGGAGGACGCGGGGCTCACCCACGGCATCGAGGTGTTCAACCTGCCCGGTGCGGGCGGCACCGTCGGCGTGACCCGGCTGGCCGCCGAGCACGGCAACGGCAAGCTCGCCATGTCCATGGGCCTCGGTGTCGTGGGCGCCGTGCACACCAACAAGTCGCCCACGACCCTCGGTGACACGACCCCGATCGCCCGGCTCACCGAGGAGCAGGACATCGTCGTCGTCGCCAAGGACTCCCCCTACAGGACGATCGGCCAGCTGCTCACCGCCTGGAAGAAGGACCCGGGGAAGATCCCGGTGGGCGGCGGCTCCTCGCCCGGAGGGCCCGACCACCTGGCGCCGATGCTGATGGCGAAGGCCGCCGGGATCGCACCCAGGCAGGTCAACTACATCCCGTTCGACGGCGGCGGCGAACTGCTCGCCTCGATCCTCGGCAACAAGGTCGGCTTCGGTGTCTCCGGCGTCGGCGAGTACCTCGACCAGATCGAGGCCGGTGAACTGCGGCTGCTCGCCGTCACCGGTCCGAAGCGGGTCCCGGGCCTCGACGCGCCCACCCTCCGCGAGGCCGGCCTCGACACCGACTTCACCAACTGGCGCGGCATCGTGGCCCCGCCCGGCCTCTCCGACGCCGAACGCGACAAGCTCGTCGGCCTGGTCAGCGAGCTGCACGACTCGAAGCAGTGGCGGGACTCCATGAAGAAGAACGGCTGGGACGACGCCTTCCTCACCGGTGACGACTTCGGTGACTTCCTGGACGCCCAGGACCGCCGCGTCGCCACCGTCCTCAAGGAGCTGGGACTGTGA
- a CDS encoding response regulator produces MDVVVVVVAPYRGRVTKVLVVDDDFMVAKLHSRYVSALDGFTVVGVAHTGAEALRAARRTRPDLVLLDIYLPDMDGIEVLRELRAAEERDGGTHSADALFITAARDAGVVRAALRAGALHYLIKPFHRSALQEQLQHVASLRSRLDALDEAHQEARQEDVDRIFGTRPPGSRELPKGLAAHTADLVERVLREHPDGLSASECAEAGALSRVSARRYLEYFAETGRAEVSLRYGGTGRPERRYRAVS; encoded by the coding sequence ATGGACGTTGTGGTCGTTGTGGTCGCGCCCTACCGTGGCCGCGTGACGAAAGTGCTGGTGGTGGACGACGACTTCATGGTCGCGAAGCTGCACAGCCGGTATGTGTCCGCATTGGACGGTTTTACGGTCGTCGGCGTGGCCCACACGGGCGCCGAGGCCCTGCGTGCGGCCCGCCGCACGCGGCCGGACCTGGTCCTGCTCGACATCTACCTACCCGACATGGACGGGATCGAGGTCCTGCGGGAGCTGCGTGCGGCGGAGGAGCGGGACGGCGGCACCCACAGCGCGGACGCCCTCTTCATCACCGCCGCCCGCGATGCCGGAGTGGTCAGGGCCGCGCTGCGGGCGGGCGCCCTGCACTACCTGATCAAGCCGTTCCACCGCTCGGCCCTCCAGGAGCAGTTGCAGCACGTGGCCTCACTGCGCAGCCGCCTGGACGCGCTGGACGAGGCCCACCAGGAGGCCCGCCAGGAGGATGTGGACCGCATCTTCGGTACCCGCCCCCCGGGCTCCCGCGAGCTCCCCAAGGGCCTGGCGGCCCACACCGCGGACCTGGTCGAACGCGTCCTGCGCGAGCACCCGGACGGCCTGTCGGCCTCCGAGTGCGCCGAGGCGGGCGCCCTCTCCCGGGTCAGCGCGCGCCGCTATCTGGAGTACTTCGCGGAGACCGGCCGGGCGGAGGTGTCTCTGCGCTACGGCGGGACGGGCCGGCCGGAGCGCCGCTACCGAGCGGTGTCCTGA
- a CDS encoding GntR family transcriptional regulator, with amino-acid sequence MTLKIAVDPDSATAPYEQLRAQLSEQARSGALPVGYRLPTVRGLAGELGLAANTVAKAYRALEGDGVIETRGRNGTFIAAAGDAAARHAATAAQEYAEQARRLGLSRADALALAEDAVRAAYAR; translated from the coding sequence GTGACCCTGAAGATCGCCGTTGACCCGGACTCCGCCACCGCTCCCTACGAACAGCTGCGCGCCCAGCTGTCCGAACAGGCCCGCTCCGGCGCCCTGCCCGTCGGCTACCGCCTTCCCACCGTGCGCGGCCTCGCGGGGGAGCTGGGTCTCGCCGCCAACACCGTGGCGAAGGCCTACCGTGCGCTGGAGGGGGACGGGGTGATCGAGACGCGAGGGCGTAACGGGACGTTCATCGCCGCCGCGGGCGACGCGGCGGCCCGCCACGCGGCGACGGCGGCGCAGGAGTACGCCGAGCAGGCCCGGCGCCTCGGCCTCTCCAGGGCCGATGCGCTGGCCCTGGCCGAGGACGCCGTACGGGCGGCCTACGCGCGGTAG
- a CDS encoding DUF402 domain-containing protein: protein MSAGSPENALSVNLVKAGSTKIRYPAGLVRDDGTRITVRAPWAAPHARDFGFVRFEPGDVLTEHYWRDRWYAVKEVRTVGGRLKGWYCDITRPAVLRGAELLVEDLDLDLWVSADGSSVLRLDEDEFEESGLADRDPSAAEAAVRALDELEHLARTEGLTGLVT from the coding sequence ATGTCCGCCGGCTCCCCTGAGAACGCCCTGTCCGTCAACCTGGTCAAGGCGGGCAGCACCAAGATCCGCTACCCGGCGGGCCTCGTCCGCGACGACGGCACCCGCATCACCGTCCGCGCCCCCTGGGCGGCGCCGCACGCCCGTGACTTCGGGTTCGTACGGTTCGAGCCGGGCGATGTCCTCACCGAGCACTACTGGCGTGACCGGTGGTATGCGGTGAAGGAGGTGCGCACCGTTGGCGGGCGGTTGAAGGGCTGGTACTGCGACATCACCCGGCCCGCCGTGCTGCGGGGCGCCGAGCTCCTGGTCGAGGACCTGGACCTGGATCTGTGGGTGTCGGCGGACGGCTCGTCCGTACTGCGGCTCGACGAGGACGAGTTCGAGGAGAGCGGCCTGGCCGACCGCGACCCGTCGGCGGCGGAGGCGGCGGTCCGGGCTCTCGACGAGCTGGAACACCTCGCCCGCACCGAGGGGCTGACGGGGCTCGTCACCTGA
- a CDS encoding alpha/beta fold hydrolase codes for MLPWTRVRRSPRARRTLAALLLTVAALVAPTATATAAEAAAPSRGWNDYSCKPSAAHPRPVVLVHGTFGNSVDNWLVLAPYLVNRGYCVFSLDYGQLPGVPFFNGLGPIDKSAGQLDVFVDKVLGATGAPEADLVGHSQGGMMPNYYLKFLGGADKVNALVGIAPDNHGTTLLGLTRLLPYFPGAEDLLTANTPGLADQIAGSAFITKLNAGGDTVPGVRYTVIATRYDEVVTPYRTQYLDGPNVRNVLLQDLCPVDLSEHVAIGTIDRIAFHEVVNALDPAHATPTTCASVVG; via the coding sequence ATGCTGCCCTGGACCCGTGTCCGGCGCTCCCCACGCGCACGCCGCACCCTCGCCGCCCTGCTCCTCACCGTCGCCGCGCTCGTCGCCCCCACGGCGACCGCGACCGCGGCGGAAGCCGCCGCTCCGTCCCGTGGATGGAACGACTACTCCTGCAAGCCCTCCGCGGCCCACCCCCGGCCGGTCGTCCTCGTCCACGGGACCTTCGGGAACTCGGTCGACAACTGGCTGGTCCTCGCGCCGTACCTCGTCAACCGGGGCTACTGCGTCTTCTCGCTGGACTACGGACAGCTCCCGGGCGTGCCGTTCTTCAACGGCCTCGGCCCGATCGACAAGTCGGCAGGGCAGCTCGACGTGTTCGTCGACAAGGTGCTCGGCGCCACCGGCGCGCCCGAGGCCGACCTCGTCGGCCACTCCCAGGGCGGCATGATGCCCAACTACTACCTGAAGTTCCTCGGCGGAGCCGACAAGGTGAACGCCCTCGTCGGGATCGCCCCCGACAACCACGGCACCACCCTTCTCGGCCTCACCCGGCTGTTGCCGTACTTCCCGGGCGCCGAGGACCTCCTCACGGCGAACACCCCGGGCCTCGCCGACCAGATCGCCGGCTCCGCCTTCATCACGAAGCTCAACGCGGGCGGCGACACCGTGCCCGGGGTCCGCTACACCGTCATCGCGACCCGGTACGACGAAGTCGTGACCCCGTACCGCACGCAGTACCTGGACGGGCCGAACGTGCGCAACGTCCTGCTCCAGGACCTGTGCCCGGTCGACCTGTCCGAGCACGTCGCGATCGGGACCATCGACAGGATCGCCTTCCACGAGGTGGTGAACGCCCTCGACCCGGCGCACGCCACCCCGACCACCTGCGCCTCGGTCGTGGGCTGA
- a CDS encoding methyltransferase domain-containing protein — protein sequence MTTIDWDAAADSFDEEPDHGLHDPVVRSAWARRMETWLPTARSAVLDLGCGTGSLALLAAGQGHRVTAVDRSARMVEQARAKLAGTGTEVFVGDAARPPVGKQRFDVILARHVVWLLPDPAAVLRHWFSLLRPGGRLVLIEGVWNGTGISAAGLTALLAEHTERVHHEPLSGDSRLWGKEVDDERYALVARAEPPHRHTEVVDVHLILRRGSDVLLARRAGTGYADGLLHVPSGHAEDGEDVRAAMIREAAEEIGVELDPDELRVALVMQHRGPGGNPRMGWFFEADHDPARPPRNAEPDRCSELDWFPLEALPDDMVAYCRAGLDGYRAEQRFLIHWHEDSDTVAYTPRGTRRAVPLPVAAAPTGRLHHIELWAPDPAEAEAEWGWLLGRLGHAPYQRWAGGRSWRRGDSYVVVGHTPDLAGGGHPTVRPGLSCLAFHVRDRATLDALLADAPGHGWQPLPTGLPPYADESGPCAARLANTAGQEVELVAPWS from the coding sequence ATGACCACGATCGACTGGGACGCCGCCGCCGACTCCTTCGACGAGGAACCCGACCACGGCCTCCACGACCCGGTGGTCCGCAGCGCATGGGCGCGACGGATGGAGACCTGGCTGCCCACCGCGCGCTCCGCGGTCCTCGACCTCGGATGCGGTACGGGCAGCCTGGCCCTGCTCGCCGCAGGCCAGGGGCACCGCGTCACCGCCGTCGACCGCTCGGCCCGGATGGTGGAGCAGGCGCGGGCCAAGCTTGCCGGGACGGGCACAGAGGTGTTCGTCGGCGACGCGGCGCGTCCCCCGGTCGGCAAGCAGCGGTTCGACGTGATCCTCGCCCGGCACGTCGTGTGGCTGCTGCCCGACCCGGCGGCCGTCCTGCGGCACTGGTTCTCGCTGCTGCGGCCCGGCGGGCGGCTGGTGCTCATCGAGGGTGTGTGGAACGGCACCGGGATCTCCGCGGCCGGCCTCACCGCACTCCTCGCCGAGCACACGGAGCGCGTCCACCACGAGCCTCTCTCCGGGGACTCCCGGCTCTGGGGCAAGGAGGTCGACGACGAGAGGTACGCCCTGGTGGCCCGCGCCGAGCCGCCGCACCGTCACACCGAGGTCGTCGACGTCCACCTCATCCTGCGCAGGGGCTCCGACGTGCTGCTCGCCCGGCGGGCCGGCACGGGCTACGCGGACGGGCTGCTCCACGTCCCATCCGGTCACGCGGAGGACGGCGAGGACGTCCGGGCGGCGATGATCCGGGAGGCGGCGGAGGAGATCGGGGTCGAGCTGGACCCCGACGAGCTCCGGGTGGCCCTGGTCATGCAGCACAGGGGACCGGGCGGCAACCCCAGGATGGGCTGGTTCTTCGAGGCGGACCACGACCCCGCGCGCCCGCCCCGCAACGCGGAGCCGGACAGGTGCTCCGAGCTGGACTGGTTCCCCCTGGAGGCACTGCCCGACGACATGGTGGCGTACTGCCGTGCGGGGCTCGACGGTTACCGCGCCGAGCAGCGCTTCCTGATCCACTGGCACGAGGACTCCGACACCGTCGCGTACACACCGCGAGGCACCCGGCGCGCCGTCCCGCTGCCGGTCGCGGCGGCCCCCACCGGGCGGCTGCACCACATCGAGCTGTGGGCACCCGACCCGGCCGAGGCCGAGGCGGAGTGGGGCTGGCTGCTCGGACGCCTCGGCCACGCCCCGTACCAGCGCTGGGCGGGCGGCCGGAGCTGGCGGAGAGGCGACAGCTATGTGGTGGTCGGGCACACCCCCGACCTGGCCGGCGGCGGACACCCCACGGTGCGCCCCGGCCTCAGCTGCCTGGCGTTCCACGTCCGGGACCGTGCCACGCTCGACGCCCTGCTGGCGGACGCCCCAGGGCACGGCTGGCAGCCTCTGCCGACCGGCCTCCCCCCGTACGCCGATGAGAGCGGGCCCTGCGCGGCCCGCCTGGCGAACACGGCGGGGCAGGAGGTGGAGCTGGTCGCGCCCTGGAGCTGA
- a CDS encoding lytic polysaccharide monooxygenase has translation MAVITTARRKVAGTVVALGVAPLALTGLAATPAAAHGSLSDPVSRVSACFAEGPESPKSAACQAAVAAGGTQALYDWNGVNIANAAGNHRELIPDGKLCSAGNDKFKGLDLPRADWPSTPMEAGSHTFRFRATAPHKGSFELYLTKASYDPSQPLKWSDLQEKPFATATDPTLEDGSYVFDGTVPEASGRQLIYTVWQRSDSPEAFYACSDVVFGGEKSGSGSVAAAPAPTASAPSEQEIDEGAEQSSVEHGGHGDDDASTGAEVTEAAPAGDTGANAPEPNNVAASPAATAPADEALAETGGSSSTSYLAMGGAAALALGASALFVSVRRRSSGGAHRA, from the coding sequence ATGGCCGTCATCACCACCGCTCGCCGCAAGGTCGCCGGAACCGTCGTCGCACTCGGCGTCGCGCCGCTGGCGCTGACCGGGCTGGCGGCCACCCCGGCCGCCGCCCACGGTTCGCTGAGCGATCCGGTCAGCCGGGTCTCGGCCTGTTTCGCGGAGGGGCCGGAGAGCCCGAAGTCGGCGGCCTGCCAGGCGGCGGTCGCGGCGGGCGGGACCCAGGCGCTGTACGACTGGAACGGCGTGAACATCGCCAACGCCGCCGGCAACCACCGCGAGTTGATCCCGGACGGCAAGCTGTGCAGCGCGGGCAACGACAAGTTCAAGGGGCTCGACCTGCCGCGCGCCGACTGGCCGTCCACGCCCATGGAGGCGGGCAGCCACACCTTCCGGTTCCGGGCGACGGCTCCGCACAAGGGCTCGTTCGAGCTGTACCTGACCAAGGCGAGCTACGACCCGTCGCAGCCGCTGAAGTGGTCGGACCTCCAGGAGAAGCCGTTCGCCACGGCCACCGACCCGACGCTGGAGGACGGTTCGTACGTCTTCGACGGCACCGTGCCGGAGGCGTCGGGACGGCAGCTGATCTACACGGTCTGGCAGCGGTCGGACTCCCCCGAGGCCTTCTACGCCTGCTCCGACGTGGTCTTCGGCGGTGAGAAGTCCGGCAGCGGTTCCGTCGCGGCCGCCCCGGCGCCCACCGCGTCCGCCCCGTCCGAGCAGGAGATCGACGAGGGTGCGGAGCAGTCGTCCGTCGAGCACGGCGGGCACGGGGACGACGACGCCTCGACCGGCGCGGAGGTCACCGAGGCGGCCCCGGCCGGGGACACCGGGGCGAACGCTCCCGAGCCGAACAACGTCGCCGCCTCCCCCGCGGCCACGGCCCCGGCGGACGAGGCCCTCGCCGAGACGGGTGGCAGCAGCAGCACCTCGTACCTCGCGATGGGCGGAGCCGCCGCGCTGGCCCTCGGGGCGAGCGCCCTGTTCGTCTCGGTCCGTCGCCGGTCCTCGGGCGGCGCGCACCGCGCCTGA
- a CDS encoding alkaline phosphatase D family protein: MVANSVSRRQMFGFGGAAAAALMLGTGAWEAQSAFAAPTLKGDPFTLGVASGDPTSDGVVLWTRLAPEPFAQDGLGGMPAKPVRVHYEVSLDERFRRVVRRGSVVATPELAHSVHPEIHGLAPDRTYWFRFKAGSAISPVGRTRTTPAPSADPRELKFAFASCQAWQDGYFTAYQHMAQEDLDLVVHLGDYLYEHGLKTNKRGVTTDPKFHTETLDLARYRLQYGLYKSEAPLREAHGNFPWIMTFDDHEVENNWAGETSENDEDPKTFLRRRAEAFQALYEHAPLRRPQLPEGPDVQMYRRLPYGRLADFTMLDTRQYRDDQACGDGRSADCDDRFDTDRTLLGARQRDWVLKGFSRSQARWQILGNQAPMGQTDLDPGPATEVFMDPWDGYVAERNRLLAEADTRGVRNLVVITGDRHQNYAWDLKRDYADPESATVGSEFVGTSITSGGDGADMTPEGERFLATNPHMKFFNCQRGYVRVTVDRERWTSDFRVLPFVTKPGATISTRASVVVEDGTPGVQV, translated from the coding sequence GTGGTCGCGAATTCCGTGTCCCGCAGGCAGATGTTCGGATTCGGCGGGGCGGCAGCCGCCGCGCTGATGCTCGGAACGGGGGCGTGGGAGGCACAGTCCGCGTTCGCCGCACCCACGCTGAAGGGCGACCCGTTCACCCTGGGTGTCGCCTCGGGCGACCCGACGTCGGACGGCGTCGTGCTCTGGACCCGCCTGGCTCCCGAACCCTTCGCACAGGACGGCCTCGGCGGCATGCCGGCGAAGCCGGTCCGTGTCCACTACGAGGTGTCGCTCGACGAGCGGTTCCGCCGGGTCGTACGCCGCGGAAGCGTCGTCGCGACTCCCGAACTGGCGCACTCCGTCCACCCCGAGATCCACGGGCTCGCTCCCGACCGCACGTACTGGTTCCGCTTCAAGGCCGGCTCCGCGATCTCCCCCGTGGGCCGTACGCGCACCACCCCGGCCCCCTCGGCCGACCCGCGCGAGCTGAAGTTCGCCTTCGCGTCCTGCCAGGCCTGGCAGGACGGCTACTTCACGGCCTACCAGCACATGGCGCAGGAGGACCTGGACCTGGTGGTGCACCTCGGCGACTATCTGTACGAGCACGGCCTCAAGACGAACAAGCGCGGCGTGACGACCGATCCGAAGTTCCACACGGAGACCCTCGACCTCGCCCGTTACCGCCTCCAGTACGGCCTCTACAAGTCCGAGGCCCCGCTGCGCGAGGCGCACGGCAACTTCCCGTGGATCATGACGTTCGACGACCACGAGGTGGAGAACAACTGGGCGGGCGAGACCTCCGAGAACGACGAGGACCCGAAGACGTTCCTGCGGCGCAGGGCCGAAGCCTTCCAGGCCCTGTACGAGCACGCGCCGCTGCGCCGGCCCCAGCTGCCCGAGGGTCCCGACGTCCAGATGTACCGCAGGCTCCCCTACGGCCGGCTCGCCGACTTCACCATGCTCGACACCCGCCAGTACCGCGACGACCAGGCGTGCGGCGACGGCAGGTCGGCCGACTGCGACGACCGCTTCGACACGGACCGGACCCTGCTCGGGGCCCGGCAGCGGGACTGGGTCCTCAAGGGCTTCAGCCGCTCGCAGGCGCGCTGGCAGATCCTCGGCAACCAGGCCCCGATGGGCCAGACCGACCTGGACCCGGGACCGGCCACGGAGGTCTTCATGGACCCCTGGGACGGCTACGTCGCCGAGCGCAACCGGCTGCTCGCGGAGGCGGACACCCGCGGGGTGCGCAACCTGGTCGTGATCACGGGCGACCGCCACCAGAACTACGCCTGGGACCTCAAGCGCGACTACGCCGACCCGGAGTCGGCGACCGTCGGTTCGGAGTTCGTGGGCACGTCGATCACCAGCGGCGGCGACGGCGCGGACATGACGCCGGAGGGGGAGAGGTTCCTCGCGACGAACCCGCACATGAAGTTCTTCAACTGCCAGCGCGGCTACGTACGCGTCACGGTGGACCGCGAGCGGTGGACGAGCGACTTCCGCGTCCTGCCCTTCGTGACGAAGCCGGGCGCCACGATCAGCACCCGCGCGAGCGTGGTGGTGGAGGACGGCACGCCGGGCGTCCAGGTCTGA
- a CDS encoding tripartite tricarboxylate transporter permease: protein MDSLNSLIDGFGTALTPVNLLWAALGVLLGTAIGVLPGIGPAMAVALLLPVTYGLEPTGAFIMFAGIYYGAMFGGSTTSILLNTPGESAAVVAAIEGNPMAKAGRGAQALAAAAIGHFAGGMIGTILLVVLAPTVASLAVDIGAPDYFAIMVLAFIAVTSVLGSSRIRGLASLLIGLTIGLVGLDQMTGQQRLTFGSLQLADGIDVVIVAVGLFAIGEALWVAAHLRRTSGKPIPVGRPWLGRSDVRRTWKSWLRGPLIGFPFGAIPAGGAEIPTFLSYVTEKRLSQHRDEFGKGAIEGVAGPESAASASAAGTLVSMLTLGLPTTAVAAVMLAAFQQYGIQPGPLLFEREPELVWGLIASLFVGMVLLLALNLPLAPLWAKLLRIPRPYLYAGILFFAAVGAYAVGGEAVDLVILLVIGLIGFGMRRYGLPVLPAIIAVILGPSAEQQLRRALQISDGSVTGLVNTPFSVTVYVIVALILLWPLVRKGLGRNRA, encoded by the coding sequence ATGGATTCCCTCAACTCCCTCATCGACGGCTTCGGCACGGCGCTCACGCCGGTCAACCTGCTCTGGGCCGCGCTCGGCGTCCTGCTCGGCACCGCGATCGGTGTGCTCCCCGGCATCGGCCCCGCCATGGCCGTGGCGCTGCTGCTGCCGGTGACGTACGGACTCGAACCGACCGGCGCCTTCATCATGTTCGCCGGGATCTACTACGGCGCGATGTTCGGCGGCTCCACCACCTCGATCCTCCTCAACACCCCGGGGGAGAGCGCGGCCGTCGTCGCCGCGATCGAGGGCAACCCGATGGCGAAGGCCGGGCGCGGCGCACAGGCGCTCGCCGCCGCCGCCATCGGTCACTTCGCCGGCGGCATGATCGGCACGATCCTGCTGGTCGTCCTCGCCCCCACCGTCGCCTCGCTCGCCGTCGACATCGGCGCCCCCGACTACTTCGCCATCATGGTGCTGGCCTTCATCGCCGTCACCTCCGTCCTCGGCTCCTCCCGGATCCGCGGCCTCGCGTCGCTCCTCATCGGCCTCACCATCGGCCTCGTCGGCCTGGACCAGATGACGGGCCAGCAGCGCCTCACCTTCGGCTCGCTCCAACTGGCCGACGGCATCGACGTGGTGATCGTCGCCGTCGGACTCTTCGCCATCGGGGAGGCCCTCTGGGTCGCCGCACACCTGCGCCGCACCAGCGGGAAGCCGATCCCCGTCGGCCGCCCCTGGCTGGGCAGGTCCGACGTACGACGCACCTGGAAGTCCTGGCTGCGCGGGCCCCTCATCGGCTTCCCGTTCGGCGCGATCCCGGCGGGTGGCGCGGAGATCCCCACCTTCCTCTCCTACGTCACCGAGAAGCGGCTCTCCCAGCACCGCGACGAGTTCGGCAAGGGCGCCATCGAGGGCGTCGCCGGGCCCGAGTCGGCCGCCTCCGCCTCCGCCGCCGGAACGCTCGTCTCCATGCTCACGCTCGGTCTGCCCACCACGGCCGTCGCCGCCGTCATGCTGGCCGCCTTCCAGCAGTACGGCATCCAGCCCGGCCCGCTCCTGTTCGAACGTGAACCGGAGCTGGTCTGGGGCCTGATCGCCTCCCTCTTCGTCGGCATGGTGCTGCTGCTCGCCCTGAACCTGCCCCTCGCGCCGCTCTGGGCGAAGCTGCTGCGCATTCCGCGCCCCTACCTCTACGCGGGCATCCTGTTCTTCGCCGCCGTCGGCGCCTACGCCGTGGGCGGGGAGGCCGTCGACCTGGTGATCCTGCTGGTCATCGGGCTGATCGGCTTCGGGATGAGGCGGTACGGCCTGCCGGTGCTGCCCGCGATCATCGCGGTCATCCTCGGCCCGTCCGCGGAACAACAGCTGCGGCGCGCCCTCCAGATCAGCGACGGCAGTGTGACCGGACTGGTCAACACCCCGTTCTCCGTGACGGTGTACGTCATCGTCGCGCTGATCCTGCTGTGGCCTCTGGTGAGGAAGGGGCTGGGGCGAAACCGGGCATGA
- a CDS encoding GNAT family N-acetyltransferase: MTVMVRDFRPSDAEAWVRVRRAALPYMVTTPEQVLSDLADAHPGRHYRLLVAEEDGEVIGTAQVGISHESPVPGQGFCNPYVRPDSTGRGAGSLLARAGEEHLTDMGATAVYTWVLDEPGNRAFAEKRGYAARRPAHFLRLGLAEGALPPLPELPAGVELLTAADFEDDPRPMFEADAETTADEPSDVPVEFSDYEDWLATTWRRPGFDHALTTVVTVDGRIAAFSAAMTDGLTRYSSAMTGTLRAFRGRGLAKLAKCDSLHRARAAGYTDAYTGNDADNGPMLAVNRWFGYEICATEVSHVRRLP; encoded by the coding sequence ATGACGGTGATGGTGCGTGACTTCCGGCCCTCCGACGCGGAGGCCTGGGTGCGGGTGAGGCGTGCCGCGCTGCCCTACATGGTGACGACTCCGGAGCAGGTCCTGAGCGACCTGGCCGACGCCCACCCCGGCCGGCACTACCGGCTGCTGGTCGCCGAGGAGGACGGCGAGGTGATCGGGACGGCGCAGGTGGGCATCTCCCACGAGAGCCCGGTGCCGGGCCAGGGGTTCTGCAATCCGTACGTACGTCCGGACAGTACGGGCCGGGGCGCGGGGTCGCTCCTGGCGCGGGCCGGCGAGGAGCATCTGACGGACATGGGCGCGACCGCCGTCTACACCTGGGTGCTCGACGAACCGGGCAACCGCGCGTTCGCCGAGAAGCGCGGCTATGCGGCGCGCAGGCCGGCGCACTTCCTCCGTCTCGGCCTGGCGGAGGGCGCCCTGCCCCCGCTCCCGGAACTCCCTGCCGGAGTGGAGCTGCTCACGGCCGCCGACTTCGAGGACGATCCGCGCCCGATGTTCGAGGCCGACGCGGAGACGACCGCGGACGAGCCCAGCGACGTCCCGGTGGAGTTCTCCGACTACGAGGACTGGCTGGCCACGACCTGGCGGCGGCCCGGCTTCGACCACGCGCTCACCACCGTCGTCACGGTGGACGGGCGGATCGCGGCGTTCAGCGCGGCGATGACCGACGGTCTCACCCGCTACTCGTCGGCCATGACCGGCACCCTGCGCGCCTTCCGGGGCAGGGGGCTGGCGAAGCTCGCCAAGTGCGACTCGCTGCACCGGGCGCGCGCCGCCGGATACACGGACGCCTACACCGGCAACGACGCCGACAACGGTCCGATGCTGGCGGTCAACCGCTGGTTCGGCTACGAGATCTGTGCCACGGAGGTGAGTCATGTCCGCCGGCTCCCCTGA
- a CDS encoding tripartite tricarboxylate transporter TctB family protein, translating to MSDQNIPTRPTGARTWLREHSELGVCVLLLVLGVLVLTDALTMSVDITQRGPVGPRTVPVAVGIGLLAVAVLLAVDVLRGGRGEAEAGEDVDLDEPADRRTVALLTGVFLAFAALIGPLGFPVSGALLFWGSAYALGSRHFDRDPLIAAGLSLVTYFVFDNLLGVPLPGGPLMGVL from the coding sequence GTGAGCGACCAGAACATCCCCACCCGGCCCACCGGCGCGCGGACCTGGCTCCGCGAGCACTCCGAACTCGGTGTCTGCGTCCTGCTGCTCGTGCTCGGCGTCCTCGTCCTGACCGACGCCCTGACGATGAGCGTGGACATCACCCAGCGCGGCCCCGTCGGTCCCAGGACCGTCCCGGTCGCCGTCGGCATCGGGCTGCTGGCCGTCGCCGTGCTGCTGGCCGTCGACGTCCTGCGAGGCGGCCGCGGTGAGGCGGAGGCCGGCGAGGACGTCGACCTCGACGAACCCGCCGACCGGCGCACCGTCGCCCTGCTCACCGGTGTCTTCCTCGCCTTCGCCGCCCTCATAGGCCCGCTCGGCTTCCCCGTCTCCGGCGCCCTGCTCTTCTGGGGCTCGGCCTACGCGCTGGGCAGCCGCCACTTCGACCGCGATCCGCTCATCGCGGCCGGACTGTCCCTGGTGACCTACTTCGTCTTCGACAACCTGCTCGGGGTGCCCCTCCCGGGCGGCCCGCTGATGGGGGTGCTCTGA